A genome region from Indicator indicator isolate 239-I01 chromosome 24, UM_Iind_1.1, whole genome shotgun sequence includes the following:
- the MMP9 gene encoding matrix metalloproteinase-9 codes for MALILLASLTVGLLALSCCAAPLQSKPQAVVTFPGELVSSLSDMELAESYLLRFGYTTGAEVRTGSKHVSLGKALRRMQKQLGLKETGELDTGTLEAMRAPRCGVPDVGTFLTFEGDLKWDHMDLTYRVMNYSPDLDRAVIDDAFQRAFKVWSDVTPLTFTQIYSGEADIMIMFGSQEHGDGYPFDGKDGLLAHAFPPGRGIQGDAHFDDDELWTLGTGIVVKTRHGNANGANCHFPFVFEGRSYSRCITEGRTDGLPWCATTGSYDRDKKYGFCPSELLYTTGGNSDGSPCVFPFIFDGTSYDACTTDGRSDGYRWCATTANFDQDKKYGFCPNRDTAVVGGNSQGDPCVFPFTFLGQSYSTCTSQGRQDGKLWCATTSSYDTDKKWGFCPDRGYSIFLVAAHEFGHSLGLDHSSVREALMYPMYSYIQDFQLHPDDVQGIQYLYGRGSGPEPTAPAPVPTEKPQPMPTEAGSTSTTEEEEEEETSEPTGEPIPVDPSQDACVEKNFDAITEINGELHFFKDGKYWTHSSFWKTGIQGAFSMADTWPGLPPVIDAAFQDLLTKRVFFFAGRQFWVFSGKTMLGPRGIEKLGIGKGAGRISGALQRGRGKVLLFSGENYWRLDVKVQRVDRGYPRATDDIFTGVPLDAHNVFLYQDKYHFCRGSFYWRMTPRYQVDRVGYVKYDILQCPEH; via the exons ATGGCCCTCATCCTACTGGCCTCGCTCACCGTGGGGCTGCTGGCCCTCTCCTGCTGCGCGGCCCCGCTGCAGAGCAAGCCGCAGGCAGTTGTCACCTTCCCGGGGGAGCTGGTCAGCAGCTTGTCAGATATGGAACTGGCAGAG AGTTACCTGCTGCGGTTTGGCTACACCACGGGGGCAGAGGTGCGGACGGGCAGCAAGCATGTGTCCCTGGGCAAGGCACTACGCAggatgcagaagcagctgggcCTGAAGGAGACAGGAGAGTTGGATACTGGCACATTGGAGGCCATGAGAGCCCCCCGCTGTGGTGTCCCTGACGTGGGAACCTTCCTCACCTTTGAGGGTGACCTCAAGTGGGACCACATGGACCTGACGTACCG GGTGATGAACTACTCCCCTGACCTGGACCGTGCCGTCATTGACGACGCCTTCCAGAGGGCCTTCAAAGTGTGGAGTGATGTCACCCCCCTCACCTTCACCCAGATCTACAGTGGCGAGGCAGACATCATGATCATGTTTGGCAGCCAAG AGCATGGGGATGGGTACCCCTTCGATGGCAAGGACGGGCTCCTGGCACACGCCTTTCCCCCTGGCCGGGGCATCCAGGGTGATGCCCACTTTGATGACGATGAGCTCTGGACACTGGGAACTGGCATAG TGGTGAAGACCCGCCATGGGAATGCCAACGGGGCCAACTGCCACTTCCCCTTCGTCTTCGAGGGCCGCTCGTACTCCCGGTGCATCACGGAGGGGCGCACGGACGGGCTGCCCTGGTGTGCTACCACCGGCAGCTACGACCGGGACAAAAAATATGGCTTCTGCCCCAGCGAAC TCCTCTACACCACCGGTGGCAACAGTGATGGGTCTCCCTGTGTCTTCCCCTTCATCTTTGATGGCACCTCCTATGATGCCTGCACCACGGACGGGCGCTCCGATGGCTACCGCTGGTGTGCCACCACTGCCAACTTTGACCAGGACAAGAAATATGGCTTCTGCCCCAACAGAG ACACGGCGGTGGTTGGTGGCAACTCCCAGGGAGACCCCTGTGTCTTCCCCTTCACCTTCCTGGGGCAGTCCTACAGCACCTGCACCAGCCAGGGCCGGCAGGATGGCAAGCTCTGGtgtgccaccaccagcagctacGACACTGACAAGAAGTGGGGCTTCTGCCCAGACAGAG GTTACAGCATCTTCCTGGTGGCTGCCCACGAGTTTGGGCACTCACTGGGGCTGGACCACTCCAGTGTGCGTGAGGCCCTGATGTACCCCATGTACAGCTACATCCAGGACTTCCAGCTGCACCCGGATGATGTCCAGGGCATTCAGTACCTCTATG GTCGTGGCTCTGGGCCTGAGCCTACTGCCCCTGCACCTGTGCCCACTGAGAAGCCCCAGCCCATGCCCACAGAGGCTGGCAGCACCTCTAccactgaggaggaggaggaagaggagacgTCAGAGCCCACAGGTGAGCCCATTCCAGTGGaccccagccaggatgcctgtGTGGAGAAGAACTTTGATGCCATCACAGAGATCAACGGGGAGCTGCATTTCTTCAAGGATGG GAAATACTGGACCCACTCATCCTTCTGGAAGACAGGCATCCAGGGTGCCTTCTCCATGGCAGACACCTGGCCTGGCCTCCCACCTGTCATCGATGCTGCGTTCCAGGACCTGCTCACCAAGAGGGTCTTCTTCTTTGCCG GTCGGCAGTTCTGGGTGTTCTCTGGCAAGACTATGCTGGGCCCCCGGGGCATCGAGAAGCTGGGCATTGGGAAAGGTGCAGGTCGCATCTCGGGGGCCCTGCAGCGGGGCCGTGGCAAAGTGCTGCTCTTTAGTGGGGAGAACTACTGGAG GCTGGATGTGAAGGTCCAGAGGGTGGACAGGGGCTATCCCCGTGCCACCGATGACATCTTCACTGGTGTCCCCCTTGATGCTCACAATGTCTTCCTCTACCAAG ACAAGTACCACTTCTGCCGGGGCAGCTTCTACTGGAGGATGACGCCACGCTACCAGGTGGATCGGGTGGGCTACGTCAAGTATGACATTCTGCAGTGCCCCGAGCACTGA